A genomic stretch from Aedes albopictus strain Foshan chromosome 2, AalbF5, whole genome shotgun sequence includes:
- the LOC134288939 gene encoding uncharacterized protein LOC134288939, producing the protein NPIQIQPKPTPTPSKSTNPIQKPIQIQSKSNQTNPNQ; encoded by the exons aatccaatccaaatccaacccaaacccACTCCAACCCCATCCAAATccaccaatccaatccaa aaaccaatccaaatccaatccaaatccaaccaaaccaatccaaaccaa